The Streptomyces tubercidicus DNA segment GACCTCCCGGCGGGTCTCCTTGCGCTCCTCCAGGGTCTTGGTGAGGTTGCGCAGCGAGCCGACGACCGTGCCGCCGGCCCGGTTGGCGAGCACCAGCGTGGTGACGAGCACGACGAGTTCGCGGGACGGCAGGCATTCGGCCAGCTCGCCGAGGGCCTCGTCGACGGAGTGACCGACGGCAAGCTTGTCGGAGACCTTGGCCAGCTCCTCACCCGCCGGTGCCTCCAGCTCCTCGGCCGCCATGCCCAGCGCGGTCCGCAGCGCGAGCCCGGCCTGGGTGGCGTTGGCGAGGATCCGGGAGAGTTCGGGCAGCTGGTTGATGAACCTCTCGATGCGCTTCTGCCGCTGCCAGTTGAGGAAGGCGAACGCCGCCCAGACGGCGACCAGCGCGGCGATCGGGCCGAAGAACGGGGCGAGGGTGGCCTGGGCGAGCAGCCACAGCACCAGGACCGCGCCGAGCAGATAGACGACGAACTCGCCGGGGGTGACGTCCAGGCCGGTGGCGGTCAGCCGCAGTTCGAGACGGCGTCCGAAGCGGGTACCGCGCAGCGCCCGGTCGACGGACGGGAAGCGGCGCCGCCCGGACACCGGCAGTCCGCGCTCGTCGGCCAGCCGGTCGACGATGGCCTGCCGCTGGGCGCGCCCGGCCGCGTACGTCCGGGCGCCGGCGATCGCGAGCAGCCCGCACAGCAGGGTGGCGCCGATGGCGAGCAGGGCGAGGTCGTTCCCGCCGGTCATGAGGTGGCCTTCCGGGTGGCGAGTTGGTCGTCGTGGGTGGCGACGCCGAAGGCGGGCGGAGTGGGCTCGCTCGCCATGAAGAGGCGTTCGGCGACCCGGCGCGGCAGCGGGAAGTAGCGGAACCGGCCGTGCACGATGCGGTCGGCGCCCATCGGCTCGGCGTCGAAGCGGCAGACCGTGGCGATCCGGTAATCCTCGTGGCCGCGGGAGTCGAGGATGGCGATCTCGCTGATCCGGCGGGAGCCGTCGGCGTGCCGGGTGAGCTGGACGAGGCAGTCGACGGCGCTGTTGATCTGGTCCCGCAGCGCCTCGAAGGGGATCTTGACGTCCGACATGGAGGCCAGGGTCTGCAGCCGCATCAGCGCGTCCTCGGCGCTGTTGGCGTGCACGGTCGCCAGCGAGCCGTCGTGGCCGGTCGACATCGCCTGGAGCATGTCGAGGGTCTCACCGCCACGCACCTCGCCGACGATGATGCGGTCGGGGCGCATGCGCAGGGAGTTGCGTACGAGATCGCGGATGGTGATCCGGCCCTTGCCCTCGACGTTGGGCGGCCGGGACTCCAGCCGGATGACATGGCTCTGCTGGAGCTGGAGTTCGGCGGCGTCCTCGACGGTGATGATCCGCTCGCCGTCCGGGATCAGCCCGGACAGCGCGTTGAGGAGGGTGGTCTTGCCCGCACCCGTGGCCCCGGAGACCACCACGTTGAACTTGGCCCGCACCAGCCCCGCCAGCAGCATCAGCATCTGCTCGTCCAGCGTGCCCATGCCGATGAGTTCGGCGAGGGTGTAGGCGCGCGGGAAGCGGCGGATGGTGAGGGTGGCGCCGTTCAGCGCGAGCGGCGGGATGATGACATTGACGCGTTCGCCGGACGGCAGCCGGGCGTCGACCATCGGATTGGACTCGTCGACCCGCCGGTTGACGGTGGAGACGATCCGTTCGATGGTCTGCATCAGCTGCTCGTGCGAGGCGAAGCGGACGGGCAGCAGCTCGACCCGGCCGGCCCGCTCGACGTACACCTGGTCCGGGCCGTTGACCATGATCTCGGTGATCGAGGCGTCCTCCAGCAGCGGCTCCAGCACGCCGAGGCCCAGCGCCTCGTCCACCACCCGGCGGATGAGCTGGGCGCGTTCGGCGGTGGAGAGCACCGGGCCCTCACGGCTGATGATGTGGCCGAGTACGCGCTCCAGCCGCGAGCGGCGCTCGGCCGCGGCCAGCGAGGACATCTCGGCG contains these protein-coding regions:
- a CDS encoding CpaF family protein, whose protein sequence is MSLKARIVAPEPAGEAREDSHMVAVYRAKLLEEIDLAEMSSLAAAERRSRLERVLGHIISREGPVLSTAERAQLIRRVVDEALGLGVLEPLLEDASITEIMVNGPDQVYVERAGRVELLPVRFASHEQLMQTIERIVSTVNRRVDESNPMVDARLPSGERVNVIIPPLALNGATLTIRRFPRAYTLAELIGMGTLDEQMLMLLAGLVRAKFNVVVSGATGAGKTTLLNALSGLIPDGERIITVEDAAELQLQQSHVIRLESRPPNVEGKGRITIRDLVRNSLRMRPDRIIVGEVRGGETLDMLQAMSTGHDGSLATVHANSAEDALMRLQTLASMSDVKIPFEALRDQINSAVDCLVQLTRHADGSRRISEIAILDSRGHEDYRIATVCRFDAEPMGADRIVHGRFRYFPLPRRVAERLFMASEPTPPAFGVATHDDQLATRKATS
- a CDS encoding type II secretion system F family protein translates to MTGGNDLALLAIGATLLCGLLAIAGARTYAAGRAQRQAIVDRLADERGLPVSGRRRFPSVDRALRGTRFGRRLELRLTATGLDVTPGEFVVYLLGAVLVLWLLAQATLAPFFGPIAALVAVWAAFAFLNWQRQKRIERFINQLPELSRILANATQAGLALRTALGMAAEELEAPAGEELAKVSDKLAVGHSVDEALGELAECLPSRELVVLVTTLVLANRAGGTVVGSLRNLTKTLEERKETRREVRTQLSQVVVTAYVVPLLGIGTLLLMNRIAPGAIDRMTSSFLGQLAVVVAFALYGLGFFFIRRLSKIDV